In the Mytilus galloprovincialis chromosome 10, xbMytGall1.hap1.1, whole genome shotgun sequence genome, one interval contains:
- the LOC143047818 gene encoding protein henna-like isoform X3 → MKHDVKISHVESRQSKEFKDCHDFMVVPTTQMNGLQTAIGELKKIGKCVTIVGEDIWIPKHVSDLDRYVDKVLSAGEDLEADHPGFTDAVYRKRRKYFADIALNYKHGESIPRVEYTEDEVKTWNAIYTRLTALYPKHACKEFLEAFPLLQQKCGYSADNIPQLEDISNFLRDRSGFSLRPVAGLLSSRDFLAGLAFRVFHATQYTRHGSKPLYTPEPDVCHELLGHVPMFADPDFAQFSQELGLASLGASEEDVKKLATMYWFTIEFGLCREGKDVKAYGAGILSSFGEIEYCQTDEPERRNFEPEKAAIQEYPITRFQPIYYVVDSFKSAKDKMKDYASKIPRSFNVRYNPFTKRIDVIDGTKGVVTLVKELQGEVTMLQDILTKIGSFRE, encoded by the exons ATG AAACATGATGTTAAGATATCTCATGTCGAATCACGTCAATCAAAAGAGTTTAAAGATTGTCATGACTTCATGGTGGTACCAACAACACAAATGAATGGTTTACAAACGGCTATCGGCGAACTGAAGAAAATAGGCAAATGTGTCACCATTGTTGGAGAAG ACATATGGATCCCAAAACACGTTTCAGATCTTGACAGATATGTAGATAAAGTTCTAAGTGCCGGAGAGGATCTAGAAGCAGACCATCCT GGATTTACAGATGCAGTATACCGGAAGAGAAGGAAATACTTTGCAGATATAGCTTTGAATTACAAACA TGGAGAATCTATTCCACGTGTAGAGTATACGGAGGATGAAGTAAAAACATG GAACGCAATCTATACAAGATTAACAGCATTATATCCAAAACATGCTTGTAAGGAGTTCCTGGAAGCATTTCCACTTCTACAACAGAAATGTGGATATAGTGCTGATAACATTCCACAGCTGGAAGATATATCAAACTTTCTGAGAG ATCGTTCCGGATTCTCTCTACGACCAGTAGCTGGTTTGCTATCATCAAGAGATTTTCTGGCAGGATTAGCTTTTCGTGTCTTTCATGCAACTCAGTATACTAGACATGGTTCGAAACCACTCTATACACCCGAACC AGATGTCTGCCATGAGTTACTAGGTCATGTGCCCATGTTTGCAGATCCTGATTTTGCACAGTTTTCACAAGAATTGGGATTAGCCAGTTTGGGAGCTTCAGAAGAGGATGTTAAAAAGCTTGCAACG ATGTACTGGTTTACCATAGAGTTTGGGCTCTGTCGTGAAGGAAAAGATGTGAAAGCGTATGGCGCTGGAATTCTGTCTTCATTTGGAGAAATAGAA TACTGTCAGACAGATGAACCAGAGAGACgcaattttgaaccagaaaaggcAGCTATTCAAGAATATCCTATCACTAGGTTTCAACCAATTTACTATGTTGTTGATTCGTTTAAGTCTGCTAAAGATAAAATGAA AGATTATGCATCTAAGATTCCACGCTCATTTAATGTGCGTTACAACCCTTTCACCAAAAGAATAGATGTCATCGATGGGACAAAAGGAGTGGTTACTCTTGTCAAAGAATTACAAG gtgAAGTCACCATGCTTCAGGATATACTTACAAAGATTGGAAGTTTTAGAGAGTAA